The following are encoded together in the Bradyrhizobium sp. CCGUVB1N3 genome:
- a CDS encoding ABC transporter permease, with translation MSNTWSEPQVAAPRSGLKARFQVAEEFYSRHRPIINAAGPLLLLTVMVVVFALINPRFLSWVNLFNLMRQSSILLIVSTGITFVILTGALDLSVGAIVTLVAISSAVLIRDFDSGAAGAAFAGAAIGALCGLVNATLVLRLRLPSFVATLGSMTIIGGISTWLSGGVNVFFRSPNLTWVASGSIIGHIPNSGVLALLIYVVASFVGARSHFGRSLFAIGAGGVAARLSGIDVLRTKAIAFVVSGMLCGIAGLLLVARTSTGTARMGDDLLLQAIAAVVMGGTALSGGSGGVHRTLIGVLVIAVLQNGLNIAGVHTYVQIMVTGLIVILSVTITLDRSRLAFIK, from the coding sequence TTGTCCAACACATGGTCTGAACCCCAAGTCGCTGCGCCGCGATCAGGTTTGAAAGCAAGATTCCAGGTCGCAGAAGAATTCTACAGCCGTCATCGCCCAATCATAAATGCAGCCGGGCCGTTGTTGTTGCTGACGGTCATGGTCGTTGTTTTTGCGCTCATCAACCCGCGTTTTCTGAGTTGGGTGAACCTATTCAATCTGATGCGGCAATCGTCCATCCTGCTGATTGTATCGACAGGCATAACTTTTGTGATCCTCACGGGTGCGCTTGACCTTTCTGTCGGCGCTATCGTGACCCTTGTGGCGATTTCATCGGCGGTTTTGATCCGCGACTTTGACAGCGGTGCGGCCGGAGCCGCCTTCGCTGGCGCAGCCATCGGAGCTCTGTGCGGCCTAGTAAACGCAACGCTTGTCCTTCGTCTGCGTTTACCGTCCTTTGTGGCTACGCTTGGCTCGATGACCATTATTGGCGGCATTTCCACCTGGCTTAGTGGCGGAGTAAACGTGTTTTTTCGCAGTCCAAACCTGACATGGGTTGCGTCAGGTTCGATCATTGGCCACATTCCAAACTCTGGAGTTTTGGCGCTCTTGATTTATGTCGTAGCTTCTTTCGTCGGCGCAAGGAGTCACTTCGGAAGATCTTTGTTCGCGATCGGCGCCGGAGGCGTAGCTGCTCGTCTTTCCGGCATTGATGTGCTTCGCACCAAGGCGATCGCGTTTGTCGTATCCGGGATGCTTTGCGGAATTGCCGGATTGCTTCTCGTCGCACGAACCTCAACGGGAACTGCGCGCATGGGAGATGATCTACTGCTTCAAGCCATCGCGGCCGTTGTAATGGGCGGAACCGCGCTTTCAGGCGGTTCAGGGGGCGTTCATCGAACGCTAATTGGCGTGTTGGTGATCGCCGTACTTCAAAACGGTCTAAACATCGCAGGCGTACATACGTACGTCCAAATCATGGTCACCGGGCTCATTGTAATCCTATCTGTTACGATAACGCTCGATCGATCACGGCTGGCCTTCATAAAGTAG
- a CDS encoding sugar ABC transporter substrate-binding protein, whose product MRNLSTYFLATAALLGSLTVARAEDVLSEVSTLENEYFNNWSQGAEQAAKALGLNYRILSGKGDAAKQIEIYEAQFGAGVRITFGENLVAANIKPIVEMAKKVGAVHVAVWESVPGFHPLDAGSDNYAFATFFTPDDVDNSYRIAKLLFDKIGGKGNVVHITGFPGVDADIARTAGFEKALAEYPNIKVVARQPGKWNQVDSRKVMEDLLVAHPKIDAVFGQNDSIALGAMQAAEDAGLHIPITGLDGNRETLKLVKEGRILATMGFTPQWQAGFALVRAYDVAKGFKPSPCERMMYTGASLITAQNVDKYQAFLAGVKLPFDWKKMSRVLHPSDWDAQNVVWPIDVKTYWGSRTPAGYKFPKAYQDAFDAGCVNQLKAEYNDHYKQRIPE is encoded by the coding sequence ATGCGCAACTTGTCTACCTACTTTTTAGCAACCGCGGCGCTGCTGGGATCGCTTACCGTCGCCAGGGCCGAGGATGTCCTATCTGAAGTATCCACACTCGAAAACGAATATTTTAACAACTGGTCGCAAGGTGCCGAGCAGGCAGCGAAAGCGCTCGGTTTGAACTACCGCATCCTTTCAGGCAAAGGTGACGCCGCCAAGCAGATCGAAATCTATGAGGCTCAGTTCGGCGCAGGCGTCAGAATTACGTTCGGCGAAAATCTCGTTGCTGCCAACATAAAGCCCATTGTTGAGATGGCGAAGAAGGTCGGCGCCGTGCACGTTGCCGTTTGGGAATCCGTGCCTGGCTTCCATCCCTTGGACGCGGGATCCGATAACTATGCCTTCGCGACGTTTTTCACGCCTGACGATGTCGATAATAGCTACAGAATAGCCAAACTGCTTTTTGACAAGATCGGCGGCAAGGGTAATGTCGTTCACATTACAGGCTTCCCTGGGGTTGATGCGGACATCGCTAGAACTGCAGGTTTCGAAAAAGCTCTAGCTGAATACCCGAACATTAAGGTCGTCGCCCGTCAGCCAGGGAAATGGAATCAAGTCGACTCCCGTAAGGTGATGGAGGACCTGTTGGTGGCTCATCCCAAAATCGATGCGGTCTTCGGTCAAAACGACTCGATTGCACTCGGAGCCATGCAAGCGGCCGAAGACGCCGGCTTGCATATTCCGATTACTGGCCTGGACGGTAATCGCGAAACGCTCAAACTGGTGAAGGAAGGCCGAATTCTTGCAACGATGGGCTTTACCCCACAGTGGCAAGCCGGTTTTGCCCTTGTTCGGGCTTACGACGTCGCGAAAGGATTCAAGCCGAGTCCATGCGAGCGCATGATGTACACCGGAGCCAGCCTGATCACGGCGCAGAATGTCGACAAATACCAGGCGTTTCTCGCCGGCGTGAAACTTCCCTTTGATTGGAAGAAAATGTCGCGGGTTCTCCACCCTAGCGATTGGGACGCTCAGAACGTGGTTTGGCCGATTGACGTCAAGACATACTGGGGGAGCCGTACGCCCGCCGGATACAAATTCCCGAAGGCGTACCAAGATGCCTTCGACGCAGGTTGCGTCAACCAGCTAAAGGCGGAGTATAACGATCATTACAAGCAGCGAATCCCCGAGTGA
- a CDS encoding ABC transporter permease, whose protein sequence is MSEASLMRRRDSELSRRAIVTIVVFTIACIAFGVAAPSFFTVANMRAIELSSSVLLIASVGATFVILMGSIDLSIGAIASFCGMLVAWTAPDLGLWSVAIGCFVGVAFGAINGLIYVYLKIPSILVTLGTATTLSGAVLFISDGRSLTVSNPAVVDVAQGAFINLVPNAVLISVIIFAAAVFVGDRTRFGRMTLAIGSDEQTAALIGVKVNRIKIQAFAVSGLLGGFAGAVLAARLGSATVTMGGYMTLDTITAVVVGGTAVTGGTGNIRLTIIGVLFITILSNGMNILALPPYLQTVIQGIVILLAVLLNTTRTSAEDVK, encoded by the coding sequence ATGAGCGAAGCTTCACTGATGAGGCGTAGGGATAGCGAGCTATCGCGGCGCGCCATAGTAACAATTGTGGTCTTCACCATCGCCTGCATCGCTTTTGGTGTGGCGGCTCCGTCCTTTTTTACCGTAGCAAACATGAGGGCAATTGAACTTTCCAGTTCTGTCCTCCTCATCGCATCCGTCGGCGCCACCTTCGTTATCTTGATGGGCTCCATCGATCTCTCGATCGGGGCAATTGCGAGTTTCTGCGGCATGCTGGTCGCATGGACGGCGCCAGATCTCGGCTTATGGTCGGTTGCCATCGGTTGTTTCGTCGGTGTGGCATTCGGCGCGATTAACGGGCTCATCTACGTCTACCTCAAGATTCCCTCGATATTGGTGACGCTTGGAACAGCAACGACTCTTTCGGGCGCGGTACTCTTCATTTCAGATGGCCGATCGCTGACCGTATCGAACCCGGCTGTCGTTGATGTAGCCCAGGGCGCCTTCATCAATCTAGTCCCCAATGCGGTCCTGATTTCGGTGATCATTTTCGCCGCTGCAGTGTTCGTTGGCGATCGTACACGCTTCGGACGAATGACGCTCGCAATCGGAAGCGACGAGCAAACAGCTGCTCTGATTGGGGTCAAAGTGAACAGGATCAAGATCCAGGCGTTCGCGGTGTCTGGCCTTCTCGGGGGATTTGCCGGAGCGGTGCTGGCCGCGCGTCTTGGATCGGCCACGGTAACAATGGGCGGCTACATGACGCTTGACACGATCACAGCCGTAGTCGTCGGCGGGACTGCCGTCACGGGGGGCACGGGCAATATACGTCTAACGATCATCGGGGTCCTGTTCATAACAATCCTTTCTAACGGCATGAACATTCTTGCCTTACCCCCCTATTTGCAAACCGTGATTCAAGGGATCGTCATCCTGCTTGCTGTGCTTCTAAACACAACACGTACGAGTGCGGAGGACGTGAAATGA
- a CDS encoding sugar ABC transporter ATP-binding protein produces the protein MREGRTPIFTMRNGSKRFHGISVIEGIDLDIFPNEIVGIAGENGAGKSTTLKMIAGIYPPSDGSMALSDKSYRPLNYTRAVEAGISMVFQEQALVPSLAVYENIFLSLEANFSNRLGIVDTKAMIAFSERHLKDLGLDYIDPRCRTGDYAFHHRQMIEIAKAFALAEYFHIDHPIILLDEPTAAIGEREVQVLFESILRFRHRASFVLITHRLAEYVELCDRIYVFKDGRNVGEFVGEEITEQSLHKAMVGRIREDEYYLEKRQLNVVEAPLAVSAKGLSGHNIKNVSFDARKGEILGVGGLVGCGKEAVARAIVGFDPFPSTGTIEVNGEVLPLRGRAKAAIMHGVGFVPKERKTEGIVPYMSVEANISLASLPLVSRPAGFISRSRERILAERYINGLRVRCNGPAQLCQFLSGGNQQKVVIAKWLAREVQVLVLDNPTRGVDVGAKQEIYSLLRDLVERGVSILLITDDLPELIGMSNRILVMRDGQIQFECSAPADSKPTEQELVQHMV, from the coding sequence ATGAGGGAGGGGCGCACTCCCATTTTCACGATGCGCAATGGATCGAAGCGCTTCCATGGCATATCCGTCATCGAAGGAATCGATCTCGACATCTTTCCGAACGAAATTGTGGGCATTGCTGGTGAAAACGGAGCAGGCAAGTCGACGACCCTTAAAATGATCGCCGGCATTTATCCTCCGAGCGACGGAAGCATGGCCCTTTCCGACAAGAGCTATAGGCCGCTAAACTATACTCGGGCAGTTGAGGCCGGGATCTCAATGGTGTTCCAGGAGCAGGCTCTTGTTCCAAGCCTGGCCGTCTACGAGAATATCTTTCTCTCATTGGAAGCCAACTTCAGCAATCGGCTGGGTATCGTCGACACAAAGGCGATGATAGCCTTCAGCGAAAGACACCTCAAAGACCTTGGTCTCGATTACATCGATCCCCGCTGTCGTACGGGCGACTATGCTTTTCACCATCGGCAGATGATCGAGATTGCCAAGGCGTTTGCGTTGGCCGAGTACTTCCATATTGATCACCCGATCATCTTGCTTGACGAGCCGACAGCGGCAATCGGCGAGCGAGAGGTTCAGGTTCTTTTCGAATCGATTCTGCGATTCCGTCACCGTGCATCATTTGTCCTCATTACCCACCGCCTTGCGGAGTACGTAGAGCTTTGTGATCGGATCTACGTCTTCAAGGACGGCCGAAACGTTGGCGAGTTCGTAGGAGAAGAGATCACTGAACAAAGCCTCCACAAGGCGATGGTTGGTCGGATTCGGGAAGATGAATACTACCTGGAGAAGCGTCAGCTCAACGTCGTGGAAGCACCCCTTGCAGTGTCGGCCAAAGGCCTGAGCGGTCATAACATCAAGAATGTCAGCTTTGATGCTCGCAAAGGTGAGATCCTTGGGGTCGGCGGCCTGGTGGGGTGCGGCAAAGAGGCTGTGGCCAGGGCGATCGTCGGATTCGATCCCTTCCCATCGACCGGAACTATCGAAGTGAACGGCGAAGTCTTGCCGCTTCGTGGGCGTGCCAAAGCTGCGATCATGCACGGCGTTGGGTTCGTACCCAAAGAGCGGAAGACCGAAGGCATCGTTCCATATATGTCGGTTGAAGCGAATATCTCACTGGCCTCGCTGCCGCTCGTGTCTCGCCCGGCAGGCTTCATTTCCCGTTCCCGGGAACGAATTCTTGCGGAAAGGTACATCAATGGGTTGCGTGTCCGTTGCAATGGCCCAGCACAGCTCTGCCAATTCCTTTCCGGGGGTAATCAACAGAAGGTGGTGATAGCCAAATGGCTGGCACGAGAGGTTCAAGTGCTGGTCCTGGACAATCCTACACGAGGTGTGGATGTCGGCGCAAAACAAGAGATTTACAGTCTGCTAAGGGACTTGGTGGAACGGGGAGTATCGATTCTGCTCATAACAGATGATCTCCCCGAACTTATCGGAATGTCAAACCGCATTCTCGTCATGCGAGATGGTCAAATCCAATTCGAGTGCAGTGCGCCTGCCGATAGCAAGCCGACGGAGCAGGAACTTGTCCAACACATGGTCTGA
- a CDS encoding IS481 family transposase, which produces MGQILHGCATTTEAVRRAIQNSQESLRALAKRYGINQKTVAKWKQRETAADLPTGPKEAKSTVLSIEEEAIIVAFRRHTLLPLDDCLYALQPTIPHLTRSSLHRCLQRHGISRLPEAEGSKPSKKKFKAYPIGYFHIDIAELQTAEGKLYLYVAIDRTSKFAFVQLVRKTGRSSASAFLEALIAAVPYKIHTVLTDNGIQFTFPPRYADGPTARYVTHMFDLRCQENGIEHRLTKIKHPWTNGQVERMNRTIKEATVQRYHYDRHDQLEARLADFINAYNYARRLKTLKGLTPYEYIRKCWTSQPERFKLNPLQQMPGLNS; this is translated from the coding sequence ATGGGACAAATTTTACACGGCTGCGCCACCACGACGGAGGCAGTCCGTCGAGCAATACAAAATAGTCAAGAGAGCCTGAGAGCCCTCGCTAAGCGCTACGGGATCAACCAGAAGACTGTTGCGAAGTGGAAGCAGCGTGAGACCGCCGCTGATCTCCCGACAGGCCCCAAGGAAGCAAAGTCGACTGTCCTTTCCATCGAGGAGGAGGCGATTATCGTCGCTTTCCGGCGGCATACGCTACTGCCGCTCGACGATTGCCTCTATGCGCTACAGCCGACCATCCCGCATCTGACGCGGTCATCCCTGCATCGCTGTCTTCAGCGCCACGGCATCAGCCGATTGCCGGAGGCCGAAGGCAGCAAGCCTTCGAAGAAGAAGTTCAAGGCTTATCCGATCGGCTATTTCCACATCGACATCGCTGAGCTCCAGACCGCTGAAGGCAAGCTCTACCTCTATGTCGCTATCGATCGCACCAGCAAGTTCGCCTTCGTGCAACTGGTCAGAAAGACGGGAAGGAGCTCGGCCTCGGCCTTCCTCGAAGCTCTGATTGCGGCTGTCCCATACAAGATCCACACGGTTCTCACCGACAATGGGATCCAGTTCACTTTCCCGCCACGCTACGCGGATGGCCCGACGGCAAGATACGTGACGCACATGTTCGATCTGCGCTGCCAAGAGAATGGCATTGAACATCGGCTGACCAAGATCAAGCATCCCTGGACCAATGGCCAGGTCGAGCGCATGAATCGCACGATCAAGGAAGCGACCGTCCAACGCTACCATTACGATCGACACGATCAGCTCGAAGCTCGCCTTGCCGACTTCATCAACGCCTACAACTACGCTCGGCGGCTGAAGACCCTGAAGGGACTCACGCCTTACGAATACATCCGCAAATGCTGGACTTCCCAGCCAGAACGATTCAAACTCAACCCGCTCCAGCAAATGCCGGGACTAAACTCCTAG
- a CDS encoding amidase: MSVVSPTPAQLRDVAAQCGLSLTDEDIVSFRGLISKSLDAYKYIEAIPDELPAVKYARTPGYQPPPEENLHNAWYRKARVEGAPSGKLKGKTVALKDNIMLAGVPMMNGSATLEGFVPDIDATIVTRMLDAGAEIAGKVHCECFCTSGGSHTGALGPVHNPHKMGYSAGGSSSGSGVVVALGEVDMAIGGDQGGSIRMPSSFCGIYGMKPTWGLVPYTGIMPNELTLDHAGPMTATVADNALLLEVIAGDDGYDPRIKAPKVDEYTNALGQTVSGLKIGVLKEGFEQPGAEAAVNRAVREAAKRFKDLGASVEAVSVPMHLQGAAIWTPIGTEGATQTMMFGDGFGTSRSDLFSLSLMDFHRGWRRKANSLSEQAKLFLLLGTYINNTYGPRFYGKAVNVSRRLTAAYDSVLKDYDLLLLPTTPMKATQLPPPGASREDYITRATEMFTNTAPFNITHHPAMSLPCGMVDGLPVGLMIVGRHFEEMTIYRAAHAFEQIGDWKKM, encoded by the coding sequence GTGTCAGTTGTCTCGCCCACACCAGCGCAGTTGCGAGATGTGGCAGCGCAATGCGGCCTTTCACTGACCGACGAGGACATTGTTTCCTTTCGCGGTCTCATCTCGAAATCGCTCGACGCTTACAAATACATTGAAGCCATTCCCGACGAGTTGCCAGCCGTAAAATATGCGCGCACTCCGGGCTATCAACCTCCGCCCGAGGAGAATTTGCACAACGCATGGTACCGCAAGGCTCGTGTCGAGGGTGCGCCGAGCGGGAAGCTCAAGGGAAAGACCGTCGCGCTGAAGGACAACATCATGTTGGCTGGGGTGCCAATGATGAACGGCTCGGCGACGCTCGAAGGATTTGTACCTGATATCGACGCAACCATTGTCACCCGCATGCTCGATGCGGGAGCCGAAATCGCAGGTAAGGTGCATTGCGAATGCTTTTGCACATCGGGTGGTAGCCATACCGGTGCGCTTGGACCGGTGCACAATCCTCATAAAATGGGCTACTCTGCGGGCGGCTCGTCTTCGGGTTCCGGCGTTGTCGTCGCGCTTGGCGAAGTCGATATGGCGATCGGAGGCGACCAGGGTGGCTCAATACGCATGCCCTCGTCCTTTTGCGGCATTTACGGCATGAAGCCGACCTGGGGTCTTGTCCCCTATACCGGCATAATGCCCAATGAGCTGACTCTCGATCACGCTGGCCCTATGACCGCAACGGTTGCCGACAACGCGTTGCTGTTGGAAGTGATTGCTGGAGACGATGGTTACGATCCGCGCATCAAAGCACCGAAAGTCGATGAATACACGAACGCACTCGGCCAAACTGTCAGCGGATTAAAGATCGGCGTTCTCAAGGAGGGCTTCGAGCAGCCCGGCGCGGAAGCTGCTGTCAATAGAGCGGTTCGTGAAGCGGCCAAGCGCTTCAAAGATCTCGGGGCCTCGGTAGAAGCGGTCTCTGTACCGATGCACCTGCAAGGTGCCGCGATCTGGACGCCCATTGGTACCGAGGGCGCGACACAAACCATGATGTTCGGCGACGGGTTTGGTACCAGCCGATCAGACCTCTTTTCACTATCACTCATGGATTTCCATCGAGGGTGGCGCCGGAAGGCGAACTCCCTGTCGGAGCAGGCGAAGCTGTTCCTGTTGCTCGGCACCTACATAAACAACACGTACGGGCCGCGATTTTACGGCAAGGCCGTGAACGTCTCTCGCCGCCTGACCGCTGCTTATGATAGCGTGCTGAAGGACTACGATCTCCTTCTTCTGCCAACGACGCCCATGAAGGCGACCCAGCTGCCGCCGCCGGGCGCCAGCCGTGAGGACTATATCACTCGCGCGACGGAGATGTTCACCAACACCGCTCCTTTCAACATCACGCACCATCCGGCGATGTCGCTGCCTTGCGGAATGGTGGATGGCCTGCCCGTGGGTCTGATGATCGTTGGCCGTCACTTCGAGGAAATGACCATCTATCGGGCGGCGCATGCGTTCGAGCAGATTGGCGACTGGAAGAAGATGTAG
- a CDS encoding nuclear transport factor 2 family protein — translation MNHDQTMLDVRAFLELWAQTFNSHRLEHLVALYADDALLHGTSSSTLYIGVEEIRTYFHDGAMAKFDVWYSVRLAVDVVMVIGKYAFSEMRHGQHVTTPARFTFVLRRHDGAWKILHHHSSATPI, via the coding sequence GTGAATCATGACCAAACCATGCTGGATGTGCGCGCGTTCCTGGAGCTTTGGGCGCAAACTTTCAACTCTCACAGGCTGGAGCATCTGGTTGCGTTATACGCAGATGATGCGCTGCTTCACGGCACGTCTAGTTCCACGCTGTATATCGGCGTCGAAGAAATACGCACGTACTTCCATGACGGAGCGATGGCAAAATTCGACGTATGGTATAGCGTCAGGCTGGCGGTCGATGTTGTTATGGTAATCGGAAAATATGCCTTCTCTGAAATGCGGCACGGTCAGCATGTGACGACACCGGCTCGGTTTACCTTTGTGCTGCGTCGCCACGACGGCGCATGGAAAATCTTACATCATCATTCATCCGCCACCCCCATATAA
- a CDS encoding phosphoenolpyruvate hydrolase family protein: protein MTARAAERAGADFVLALNAGRFRAMGGSSPASILPIRNANEFVAGFGRTEILHSTKLPVFFGACTFDPQLDIDGFLDRITRWGFSGVSNFPSVIHIDDYRRSLLEKSGLGYAREIELLVKAAGRGLMTIAYTRTQSEARRMVEAGAEAICINFNLNRGIESGSDPSISLPELAARTSAVARVAQSIDRNVICLLGGGPITKPDELLDICRETGVQGFIGGSSLDRVPLEMSVLEVTSGFKTIHLLREKVDLLERQLQLSGFRHGIIAQSSGMKRVLETTRRLAGNPNPVLVWGEAGSGKRRIANLIHAFSDRKHTKPALFHCRPGPAIDTVGALFGAEGDENRRRQLSLLEAASDSTLLLMHVDQLSRDGQERLADYLETGTFTPLNGASVVRSNARIVATATVARGAGLASVLCPRLLAFFVGLDIELPALPNRLEDLPQLIQHFTVEAKGDSNAQTLAIEKSAFLALAGHHWPGNLRELRQIVNQLVSLKDTHIVSDVLKPLLSAASPTRPTAAFSEREWIIEGLKRNRLHRGKTARSLGLSRKTLYNKIKKLRILE from the coding sequence ATGACCGCAAGAGCGGCCGAGCGTGCGGGCGCAGATTTCGTGCTTGCGCTCAATGCCGGCCGTTTTCGCGCCATGGGAGGCTCTTCGCCGGCCTCAATCCTTCCAATCCGAAACGCCAACGAATTCGTGGCCGGCTTTGGCCGGACCGAGATTCTGCATAGCACAAAATTGCCGGTATTTTTCGGGGCCTGTACCTTCGATCCGCAGCTCGATATCGACGGTTTTCTCGACCGCATCACCAGATGGGGCTTCTCTGGGGTCAGCAACTTCCCGTCCGTCATCCATATCGATGACTACAGGCGATCATTGCTTGAAAAGTCCGGCCTGGGCTACGCACGAGAAATCGAGCTCCTGGTGAAGGCTGCCGGACGTGGCCTGATGACTATCGCCTACACCCGCACCCAATCCGAAGCAAGACGCATGGTCGAAGCAGGAGCTGAGGCCATCTGCATCAACTTCAATCTCAACCGGGGGATCGAAAGCGGGTCCGATCCATCGATCAGCCTGCCGGAGCTTGCCGCGCGCACGAGCGCCGTGGCGCGCGTGGCTCAATCCATCGACAGAAACGTGATCTGCCTGCTCGGCGGCGGACCTATTACGAAGCCTGACGAGCTCCTGGATATCTGCCGCGAAACAGGTGTCCAAGGCTTCATCGGCGGCTCCTCGCTCGACCGCGTCCCGTTGGAAATGTCGGTTCTTGAGGTCACCTCGGGCTTCAAGACAATTCACTTGCTGCGCGAGAAGGTCGATCTTCTTGAGCGCCAGCTCCAGTTGAGCGGCTTCAGGCACGGCATCATTGCGCAGTCGTCAGGCATGAAGCGTGTCCTCGAGACCACAAGGCGCTTGGCCGGCAATCCCAATCCTGTGCTCGTCTGGGGCGAGGCCGGATCAGGCAAGCGCCGAATAGCTAATCTCATTCATGCCTTCAGCGACCGGAAACACACGAAGCCGGCGCTATTTCACTGCCGGCCGGGTCCGGCAATCGACACGGTCGGTGCGCTGTTCGGGGCAGAGGGCGACGAGAACAGGAGACGCCAACTGTCGCTCCTGGAAGCTGCAAGCGATTCTACGCTCTTGCTAATGCATGTCGATCAGCTGTCGCGGGATGGGCAAGAGCGTCTTGCCGACTACCTCGAGACGGGTACTTTCACGCCGCTGAACGGCGCGTCCGTTGTAAGGTCAAACGCCCGGATCGTCGCAACGGCAACAGTGGCTCGCGGCGCGGGCTTGGCAAGTGTTCTATGTCCCCGCCTTCTTGCCTTCTTTGTTGGGCTCGACATAGAACTACCCGCTTTGCCAAATCGTCTGGAAGACCTTCCGCAGCTCATTCAGCATTTTACGGTCGAGGCCAAAGGGGACTCGAACGCGCAAACGCTGGCAATCGAAAAGTCGGCGTTCTTGGCGCTTGCGGGCCATCATTGGCCCGGCAATCTTCGAGAATTGCGCCAGATCGTCAACCAACTTGTAAGCTTGAAAGACACACATATAGTTAGTGACGTCCTCAAGCCGCTTTTGAGCGCGGCATCCCCCACTAGGCCCACAGCGGCATTTTCCGAGCGTGAGTGGATCATCGAAGGCTTGAAACGAAACAGGCTCCATCGTGGCAAGACTGCCCGTTCTCTGGGGCTTTCAAGAAAGACGCTTTACAACAAGATCAAGAAGCTGCGGATTTTGGAGTAG